A portion of the Scleropages formosus chromosome 15, fSclFor1.1, whole genome shotgun sequence genome contains these proteins:
- the LOC114912321 gene encoding protein yippee-like 5 has protein sequence MGRIFLDHIGGTRLFSCANCDTILTNRSELISTRFTGATGRAFLFNKVVNLQYSEVQDRVMLTGRHMVRDVSCKNCNSKLGWIYEFATEDSQRYKEGRVILERALVRESEGFEEHVPSDNS, from the exons ATGGGGCGCATCTTCCTGGACCACATTGGCGGCACACGACTCTTCTCGTGCGCCAACTGCGACACCATCCTGACAAACCGGTCAGAGCTCATCTCCACGCGATTCACAGGGGCCACAGGACGCGCGTTCCTCTTTAACAAG GTGGTGAACCTGCAGTACAGCGAGGTGCAAGACCGCGTCATGCTCACAGGCAGACACATGGTGCGTGACGTCAGCTGCAAGAATTGCAACAGCAAGTTGGGCTGGATCTACGAGTTTGCTACGGAGGACAGCCAGCGCTACAAAGAGGGCCGCGTCATCCTGGAGAGGGCGCtagtgagagagagcgagggctTTGAGGAACACGTCCCCTCTGACAACTCCTGA